One window from the genome of Desulfobaccales bacterium encodes:
- a CDS encoding transcriptional repressor — MKSEIQVFREYIRQRSLRRTQEREEILQEIFAIHGHFDVDELHLRLRDKCSKVSKASIYRALPLFIDCGLVREVDFSDGHWHYEHIYGHAHHSHLRCLGCGEVLEFVEPRLRLLEEQLAREYGYRIKGHQLQVHGYCATCQEADKSGSF, encoded by the coding sequence ATGAAATCCGAAATCCAGGTTTTCCGGGAATATATTCGCCAGCGCAGTCTGAGGCGTACCCAGGAACGGGAAGAGATACTCCAAGAGATTTTTGCGATTCACGGGCATTTCGATGTAGACGAACTCCACCTGAGGCTTAGGGATAAGTGCTCCAAGGTATCCAAGGCCTCCATCTACAGGGCGCTGCCGTTATTCATTGATTGCGGTCTGGTCCGGGAGGTGGATTTCAGCGACGGTCATTGGCATTATGAGCACATTTACGGCCACGCCCACCATAGTCATCTGCGGTGCCTGGGATGCGGCGAGGTCCTGGAGTTCGTGGAACCGAGGTTGAGGCTCCTGGAAGAGCAACTGGCCCGGGAATACGGCTATCGGATTAAGGGCCACCAGTTGCAGGTGCATGGCTATTGCGCGACCTGCCAGGAGGCGGATAAAAGTGGCAGTTTTTGA
- the sucC gene encoding ADP-forming succinate--CoA ligase subunit beta, with amino-acid sequence MKIHEYQAKDLLKKFNVPVPQGNVATTSREARQVAEELAEGPFVVKAQIHAGGRGKGGGIKVATTLDEVEKVADQILGMTLVTPQTGPEGKLVNKVLVEQAQDIAQELYLGLVVDRASGRPVIMMSAEGGMEIEEVAARTPEAIFKEAVDPAAGFFPYQARNLAFGIGLNPSLIRPATSFIENLYRMFISLDCSLAEINPLVVTKGGAMLALDAKLNLDDNAMFRHHDLAAMEDPDEMDPLEHEARKHHLNYIRLTGNVGAMVNGAGLAMATMDLIKAAGAEPANFLDVGGGASAEMVANGFRIILGDPNVKGVLINIFGGILRCDVLANGVVEAVKQVQVKVPIIVRLEGTNVELGREILDKSGLTFTVATDMLDAAQKVAGLVG; translated from the coding sequence ATGAAAATTCATGAATACCAGGCCAAGGATTTGCTGAAGAAATTTAATGTCCCGGTCCCCCAGGGCAATGTGGCCACTACCTCCCGGGAAGCCCGGCAGGTTGCGGAAGAGCTGGCAGAAGGCCCCTTTGTGGTCAAGGCCCAGATCCACGCCGGCGGCCGGGGCAAAGGCGGCGGCATCAAAGTCGCCACCACCCTTGACGAGGTGGAAAAAGTGGCCGACCAGATCCTGGGCATGACCCTGGTCACCCCCCAGACGGGCCCCGAAGGCAAACTCGTCAACAAAGTCCTGGTGGAGCAGGCTCAGGACATCGCCCAGGAGCTTTACCTGGGCTTGGTGGTGGACCGGGCCTCGGGCCGGCCGGTAATCATGATGAGCGCTGAAGGCGGCATGGAGATCGAGGAGGTGGCGGCTCGCACCCCTGAGGCAATCTTCAAAGAGGCCGTCGACCCGGCCGCGGGTTTTTTTCCTTACCAGGCCCGGAACCTGGCCTTCGGCATCGGGCTCAATCCCAGCCTCATCCGCCCGGCCACCAGCTTCATTGAAAACCTCTATCGCATGTTCATCTCCCTGGATTGCTCCCTGGCCGAAATCAACCCCCTGGTGGTCACCAAGGGCGGCGCCATGCTGGCCCTGGACGCCAAGCTCAACCTGGATGACAACGCCATGTTCCGTCACCACGATCTCGCGGCCATGGAAGACCCTGACGAGATGGATCCCTTGGAGCACGAGGCCCGGAAGCACCACCTCAATTACATCCGCCTCACCGGCAATGTCGGGGCCATGGTGAACGGCGCCGGACTGGCCATGGCCACCATGGACCTGATCAAGGCCGCCGGCGCCGAACCGGCCAACTTCCTGGACGTGGGGGGTGGAGCCTCCGCCGAAATGGTGGCCAACGGCTTCCGCATCATCCTGGGCGACCCCAATGTCAAGGGGGTGCTCATCAACATCTTCGGCGGCATCCTTCGTTGCGACGTTTTGGCCAATGGCGTGGTGGAGGCGGTCAAACAAGTGCAGGTCAAGGTGCCCATCATCGTACGCCTGGAAGGCACCAATGTGGAACTCGGCCGGGAGATCCTGGACAAATCCGGCCTTACTTTCACCGTGGCCACGGACATGCTGGACGCGGCCCAAAAAGTGGCGGGCCTGGTCGGCTAA
- a CDS encoding cell division protein ZapA, which yields MTVEILGRTFTLKGSVTPESLHAVAHEVDAQLRELQRTFPTRPLSDLAILAALNLAYECLESKEDYQQLHAEIEKRSQQLIQILEASNSAFPPGP from the coding sequence GTGACCGTGGAAATATTGGGCCGCACCTTCACCTTAAAGGGGAGTGTGACTCCTGAGAGCCTGCACGCCGTGGCGCATGAGGTGGATGCCCAACTTCGAGAACTACAGCGGACCTTCCCCACCAGGCCCTTGAGTGACCTGGCAATCCTGGCGGCTTTGAACCTGGCATATGAGTGCCTGGAGAGCAAGGAGGATTACCAACAGCTCCATGCGGAAATCGAAAAACGATCCCAACAGTTAATCCAAATATTGGAGGCAAGTAATTCAGCCTTTCCTCCGGGGCCTTGA
- a CDS encoding TIGR00282 family metallophosphoesterase, producing the protein MNILFIGDIVGAPGRRVITELLPRAVDHYRIDLVVANGENASGGLGITPQVADQFLSQGVDLLTSGNHIWKHKEILPYLNDTDRLLRPANYPPEAPGRGLAMVETAAGEPVAVINLEGRVFMSSLECPFRTADQLLQTLPPEVKVILVDMHAEATSEKQALGWYLDGRVSAMVGTHTHVQTADERILPGGTGYISDVGMTGPVDSVIGMNREIIMERFLTQRPHPFKVATQNLQLQGVVLKIDAGGRCQEITRVMMPLKST; encoded by the coding sequence ATGAATATTTTGTTTATCGGCGATATCGTGGGGGCTCCGGGACGGCGAGTGATAACCGAACTCTTGCCTCGGGCGGTGGACCATTATCGCATCGACCTGGTGGTGGCTAACGGCGAAAACGCTTCCGGTGGCCTCGGCATAACTCCCCAGGTGGCCGACCAGTTCCTGAGCCAGGGAGTCGATCTGCTTACCAGCGGCAACCATATCTGGAAACACAAAGAAATCCTCCCCTACCTGAATGACACCGACCGTCTGCTGCGGCCGGCCAATTATCCCCCGGAGGCCCCGGGTCGGGGCCTCGCCATGGTCGAGACCGCCGCGGGGGAGCCTGTAGCCGTCATCAACCTGGAAGGCCGGGTCTTTATGAGTTCCCTGGAATGCCCCTTCCGCACTGCAGACCAGCTCCTTCAAACCCTCCCCCCGGAAGTCAAGGTCATCCTGGTGGACATGCACGCCGAGGCCACCAGCGAGAAGCAGGCCCTGGGGTGGTACCTGGACGGCCGGGTGAGCGCGATGGTGGGTACCCATACCCACGTCCAGACCGCGGACGAGCGCATCCTGCCGGGCGGCACCGGCTATATCAGCGACGTCGGCATGACAGGCCCGGTGGATTCGGTCATCGGCATGAATCGGGAGATCATTATGGAGCGCTTCCTGACCCAGCGCCCCCACCCCTTCAAAGTGGCCACCCAAAACCTCCAGCTTCAAGGGGTGGTGCTGAAAATCGACGCCGGCGGCCGCTGCCAGGAAATCACCCGAGTGATGATGCCGTTGAAATCAACCTGA
- a CDS encoding HD-GYP domain-containing protein: protein MDALIQVMESTIAARDPYTVSHQQRVTQIACAIAQEMDLPEDRVQQLRIAATLHDLGKVAIPTELLARPGKLSSIEFDLIKTHPQVAYNILQPLKLPADTTEIILQHHERLDGSGYPQGLKEPDILFEAKILGVADVMEAMCSHRPYRPALDPSVALAELSMNKGVLYDPAVVEACLKLYEQTLPESTASTPGLLPRLTNLTQTLAPVGDFSQAHINLTHLSKLPQTTSGKTWKWARLFSKDQLTWMPFGTVSVVGLAMVFGSRVF from the coding sequence ATGGATGCCCTCATTCAGGTGATGGAGTCTACGATCGCAGCCCGGGACCCGTATACCGTTAGTCACCAGCAACGGGTAACCCAGATCGCCTGTGCTATCGCCCAGGAGATGGACCTCCCTGAAGACCGGGTCCAGCAACTCCGGATCGCCGCCACGCTGCATGACCTGGGTAAAGTCGCCATCCCGACGGAATTGCTCGCCAGGCCGGGAAAACTCTCGTCCATAGAGTTCGACCTGATTAAGACCCATCCGCAGGTGGCTTATAACATCTTGCAGCCCCTCAAGCTCCCTGCCGATACCACCGAGATCATCTTGCAGCATCACGAAAGGCTGGATGGCTCCGGTTATCCCCAAGGTCTGAAGGAGCCTGACATCCTCTTTGAAGCCAAGATCTTAGGCGTAGCCGATGTCATGGAGGCCATGTGTTCCCATCGGCCTTATCGCCCTGCCCTGGACCCATCCGTCGCCCTGGCAGAACTCTCTATGAACAAAGGGGTTCTCTATGATCCCGCAGTGGTGGAAGCTTGCTTGAAGCTCTATGAGCAAACCCTGCCGGAATCCACAGCATCCACCCCTGGCTTGCTCCCCAGGCTGACCAACCTCACGCAAACGCTGGCTCCCGTGGGAGACTTTTCCCAGGCCCATATTAATCTTACCCACTTGAGCAAACTGCCCCAGACCACCAGTGGCAAGACCTGGAAGTGGGCCAGACTGTTCTCCAAAGACCAGCTTACCTGGATGCCCTTCGGCACCGTCTCCGTCGTTGGCTTGGCTATGGTGTTTGGCTCCCGAGTGTTCTGA
- a CDS encoding ElyC/SanA/YdcF family protein, which produces MNHPVKSEVMVVEGWLPDSALEQALREFNRRHCRLMLVTGGPMEQGHMLARYNNFAELAATILERLGLDRRMIIPLAAPAVMRDRTYASAIALKDWLNHSPLPINAINLVSLGTHARRSRLLFEKALGPGIAVGVIAIPDPRYDPRAWWRSSLGVRTTMDELIAYLYARFIF; this is translated from the coding sequence GTGAATCACCCCGTCAAGAGCGAGGTCATGGTGGTAGAGGGCTGGTTGCCGGACTCCGCCCTGGAACAGGCCTTGCGTGAATTTAACCGGCGTCATTGCCGATTGATGCTCGTGACCGGCGGTCCTATGGAACAAGGTCACATGCTCGCACGTTATAATAATTTCGCCGAATTGGCGGCAACGATTTTAGAGCGATTAGGATTAGACCGACGGATGATTATACCGCTTGCGGCGCCCGCGGTTATGAGGGATCGAACGTATGCCTCGGCAATAGCTTTAAAAGATTGGCTCAATCATTCACCATTACCTATAAACGCCATTAATTTGGTCAGTCTCGGCACTCATGCCCGCCGCAGCAGATTGTTATTTGAGAAAGCCCTGGGACCTGGCATAGCCGTAGGGGTCATTGCCATACCGGACCCCCGCTACGATCCTCGGGCTTGGTGGAGGTCCAGCCTGGGAGTGCGAACAACAATGGATGAACTGATTGCTTATCTCTATGCCAGGTTTATCTTTTGA
- a CDS encoding FeoA family protein: MAVFEKDRNIMSEAVETLEHSLAEMPAGQRVRITGHRGGRLLRARLLAMGLNLGRELEILQNNRGLIIVGINGGRVALGKGISAKILAEPVVPLLTHQHPG; encoded by the coding sequence GTGGCAGTTTTTGAAAAGGACCGAAACATCATGTCTGAAGCAGTGGAAACTCTGGAACACTCCCTGGCCGAGATGCCAGCCGGCCAGCGGGTAAGAATTACCGGGCATCGGGGCGGCCGGCTGTTGCGGGCGCGCTTGCTGGCCATGGGACTCAATCTGGGAAGGGAACTGGAAATTTTGCAGAACAACCGCGGCCTCATCATCGTAGGCATCAACGGAGGCCGCGTGGCTTTAGGAAAGGGCATCAGCGCGAAGATCCTGGCCGAGCCGGTGGTGCCTCTGCTCACGCACCAACACCCCGGATAA
- a CDS encoding ATP-dependent RecD-like DNA helicase: MAQNKPPSPQDLTSHPLETLEGTVERLTFADPASHYAVVRLNVRGRRQPATVVGPLAAVKEGEQLHLKGRYEVHPKWGEQFRVVWWYAVLPATVAGIEKYLASGLIKGIGPELAQRLVTHFGPETLTIIDNHSERLAEVSGIGPKKMEQIRQDWQTQKAARQVLVALQGLGVGMSMATKIYQQYGDQAVEVVTTNPYQLALDIHGLGFLTADRLAGRLNLDPLTPARLAAGLLHILDTMSGEGHVYVPEELLLSRTEELLQVPRPPVQAALGDLAREGRVVLPELPSGRAVYKRPAWVAETGVAQALGRLITAAGSHPPLHLEDLINRVQQQRNLALSPEQAAAVAAALKDKVLIITGGPGTGKTTLVSCILDLYQGLGARVMLMAPTGRAAKRLSETTGMTATTIHRALEFSPQTGGFRRSPADPLKAEVVVVDETSMVDTFLMYHLLRAIPQAARLILVGDAHQLPAVGPGNILKDLMDSGVVHVVRLTRIYRQAKESLIVVNAHRINQGEYPVLPHEFGKGDFVFLELEDPEAIKSRLLNLVAEELPRRFGLDPLRDLQVITPMHRGAVGIQTLNVELQERLNPLSARWSWGGRVYRHGDKVMQLRNNYYKEIFNGDIGQVCGFLTATNQLQVDFDGRVLTYDPGEREELTLAYAVTVHKAQGSEFPAVVLVLTTHHFMMLQRNLLYTALTRGRRLVVILGSKRALGMAIRNDKPIRRFTNLAQTLKSSLAPVR, from the coding sequence TTGGCACAAAACAAACCTCCCTCACCCCAAGACCTGACCTCTCATCCCTTGGAGACCCTCGAAGGGACCGTGGAGCGCCTCACCTTCGCCGACCCGGCCAGCCACTACGCGGTGGTCCGGCTCAACGTTCGGGGACGCCGCCAGCCCGCCACGGTTGTGGGTCCGCTGGCTGCCGTCAAGGAAGGCGAGCAGCTTCACCTCAAGGGCCGCTATGAGGTGCATCCCAAGTGGGGAGAACAGTTCCGGGTGGTATGGTGGTACGCCGTGCTCCCCGCCACCGTGGCCGGCATCGAAAAATATCTGGCCTCGGGGCTCATCAAGGGCATCGGCCCGGAATTGGCCCAGCGCCTGGTGACCCATTTCGGCCCTGAGACCCTGACGATCATCGACAACCACTCGGAGCGCCTGGCGGAAGTCTCCGGCATCGGCCCGAAAAAGATGGAGCAGATTCGCCAGGACTGGCAGACTCAGAAAGCCGCCCGGCAGGTGCTGGTGGCCCTGCAAGGTCTGGGCGTGGGCATGAGCATGGCCACCAAGATTTATCAGCAATACGGCGACCAGGCCGTAGAAGTGGTGACCACCAACCCCTATCAACTGGCCCTGGATATCCATGGCCTGGGGTTTCTCACCGCCGATCGCTTGGCCGGCCGCCTCAACCTGGACCCCCTGACTCCGGCCCGCCTGGCCGCGGGGCTGCTCCACATCCTGGACACCATGAGCGGCGAGGGCCATGTCTACGTCCCGGAGGAGCTGCTCTTAAGCCGGACCGAGGAATTGCTCCAGGTGCCCCGCCCCCCCGTGCAAGCGGCCCTGGGAGATTTGGCCCGGGAAGGCCGGGTGGTGCTGCCGGAGTTGCCGTCAGGCCGCGCCGTATACAAGCGGCCCGCCTGGGTGGCGGAAACCGGGGTGGCCCAGGCCCTGGGGCGCCTGATTACGGCCGCCGGCAGCCATCCCCCGCTCCATCTCGAAGACCTCATCAACCGGGTTCAACAGCAGCGCAATCTTGCACTCTCCCCCGAGCAAGCAGCCGCGGTGGCCGCAGCCCTCAAGGACAAGGTGCTCATCATCACCGGCGGCCCCGGTACCGGCAAAACCACCCTGGTCAGTTGCATCCTGGACCTTTACCAGGGTCTCGGTGCCCGGGTTATGCTCATGGCCCCCACCGGCCGGGCAGCCAAGCGCCTCTCTGAGACCACCGGCATGACCGCCACCACCATTCACCGGGCCCTGGAGTTTTCTCCCCAGACCGGCGGCTTCCGCCGCAGCCCCGCGGACCCCTTAAAGGCGGAAGTGGTGGTGGTGGACGAAACCTCCATGGTGGATACCTTCTTAATGTATCATTTGCTCCGAGCCATACCGCAAGCCGCCCGCCTCATCTTGGTGGGGGACGCCCACCAGCTTCCTGCGGTGGGGCCGGGCAACATCCTCAAAGACCTGATGGATTCCGGGGTCGTCCACGTGGTGCGCCTCACCCGGATCTACCGCCAGGCCAAAGAGAGCCTCATCGTGGTCAACGCCCATCGCATCAACCAGGGTGAGTATCCCGTCCTGCCTCACGAGTTCGGCAAAGGCGACTTTGTCTTCCTGGAATTGGAGGACCCCGAAGCCATCAAGTCCAGGCTCCTTAACCTGGTGGCCGAGGAGCTTCCCCGGCGCTTCGGCCTGGACCCCCTGCGAGACCTCCAGGTCATCACCCCCATGCACCGGGGGGCCGTGGGCATTCAAACCCTGAACGTGGAGCTGCAGGAACGCCTCAACCCCTTAAGCGCGCGCTGGTCCTGGGGCGGGCGGGTCTATCGCCACGGGGACAAGGTGATGCAGCTCAGAAATAACTACTACAAGGAAATCTTCAACGGCGATATCGGCCAGGTGTGCGGGTTTCTCACCGCCACCAACCAACTCCAGGTGGATTTTGACGGACGGGTGCTCACCTATGACCCCGGCGAACGGGAGGAACTCACTTTGGCGTATGCCGTGACGGTGCACAAGGCCCAGGGTAGTGAGTTTCCCGCTGTCGTCCTGGTGCTCACCACCCATCACTTTATGATGTTGCAGCGGAACCTCTTGTACACCGCTCTCACCCGGGGCCGCCGCCTGGTAGTGATCCTGGGTAGTAAGCGGGCCCTCGGCATGGCCATCAGGAATGACAAGCCCATCCGGCGGTTTACCAATTTAGCCCAAACCCTCAAATCATCCCTTGCCCCGGTTAGATGA
- the zapB gene encoding cell division protein ZapB: MVTDLFTTLEQKLELVLTQITGLKEANTALRQSLIEKEQALKEAQAELAKVSREREMVRERIDKILNRLKIIDTGESA; encoded by the coding sequence GTGGTTACCGATCTCTTTACTACTCTGGAACAAAAACTGGAACTGGTTTTAACCCAAATTACCGGCTTGAAAGAGGCCAACACCGCGCTGCGTCAAAGCCTGATCGAGAAAGAACAAGCCCTCAAAGAGGCCCAGGCTGAACTGGCCAAAGTCTCTCGGGAACGAGAGATGGTCCGAGAGCGGATCGATAAGATCCTCAACCGTTTAAAAATCATCGATACGGGAGAATCGGCATAG
- the rny gene encoding ribonuclease Y, which yields MTILQFFVEVILLALGFVGGFFYRKHVIDSHQKSLEALGKKILDEARKDADSLKKEAKLQAKDQLLQMKMDFEKETQDRRHELNQLERRLLQKEEHLEKKSSLVDERDTELIKKHKLVTKQEEELKAQTERCQHLLEEQNARLEQLAGMSAAEAKDHLLKSMEREIRVDAAHMIKRIESEAKEHADRKAKEIIGLAIKRYASDYVAEQTVSVVALPNEEMKGRIIGREGRNIRALEAATGVDIIIDDTPEAVILSAFNPVRREIARRSLDRLISDGRIHPGRIEEIVEKVTQELEVNIREAGEEAAFDAGVHGLHPELVKLLGKLKFRTSYAQNVLQHSVEVCYLCGIMAAELGLNVKHAKRAGLLHDIGKAVDQEAEGVHALIGADLAKRHGESPKVVHSIAAHHEDVPPENILAVLVQAADTLSGARPGARREMLETYVKRLEDLERVALSFGGISKSYAIQAGREIRLIVESEKVNDEEAILLSREVAKKIEQDLTYPGQIKVTVIRETRSVEYAR from the coding sequence ATGACTATATTACAATTTTTCGTAGAGGTTATCCTTCTGGCCCTTGGCTTCGTGGGCGGTTTTTTCTATCGCAAACATGTGATAGATAGCCACCAGAAGTCCTTGGAAGCTCTGGGAAAAAAGATTCTGGACGAAGCCCGCAAGGATGCCGATAGCCTCAAGAAAGAGGCCAAGCTCCAGGCCAAGGATCAGCTCCTGCAAATGAAGATGGACTTCGAAAAGGAAACCCAGGACCGTCGCCACGAACTCAATCAACTGGAACGCCGCCTCCTCCAAAAAGAGGAACATCTGGAAAAGAAATCCTCTTTGGTCGATGAACGGGACACCGAACTCATCAAAAAGCACAAACTGGTAACCAAACAGGAAGAGGAACTCAAGGCACAGACCGAACGTTGTCAGCACCTCCTGGAAGAACAGAATGCCCGCCTGGAGCAACTGGCCGGTATGAGCGCTGCCGAGGCCAAGGACCATCTCTTAAAGTCCATGGAGCGGGAAATCAGGGTCGATGCCGCCCACATGATCAAACGCATCGAGTCCGAAGCCAAAGAGCACGCCGATCGCAAGGCCAAAGAGATCATCGGGCTGGCCATCAAGCGCTATGCCTCCGACTACGTGGCCGAACAGACCGTTTCGGTGGTGGCCCTGCCTAACGAAGAGATGAAGGGCCGCATCATCGGCCGGGAAGGCCGCAACATCCGCGCTTTAGAAGCCGCCACCGGCGTAGACATTATCATTGATGACACTCCGGAAGCCGTCATCTTGAGCGCCTTCAATCCGGTGCGGCGTGAGATAGCCCGGCGCAGCCTGGACCGGCTCATCTCCGACGGCCGTATCCATCCCGGGCGCATCGAAGAGATCGTGGAAAAGGTCACCCAAGAGCTGGAAGTCAATATCCGGGAAGCGGGCGAAGAGGCCGCGTTCGACGCCGGAGTGCACGGCCTCCACCCCGAGTTGGTCAAACTCCTGGGCAAGCTGAAGTTCCGCACCAGTTACGCCCAAAACGTCTTGCAACATTCGGTGGAGGTCTGCTACCTCTGCGGCATCATGGCCGCGGAACTGGGACTCAACGTCAAGCACGCCAAGCGCGCCGGTTTGCTCCATGACATCGGCAAGGCCGTGGACCAGGAGGCGGAAGGCGTCCATGCCCTCATTGGCGCCGATCTGGCCAAACGCCACGGCGAATCCCCCAAAGTGGTGCATTCCATTGCGGCGCACCACGAAGACGTCCCTCCCGAAAACATCCTGGCCGTGTTGGTGCAGGCCGCTGACACCCTCTCCGGCGCCCGGCCCGGCGCCAGGCGGGAGATGCTGGAAACCTACGTCAAGCGCCTGGAAGACCTGGAACGAGTGGCCCTCTCCTTCGGCGGCATCAGCAAATCTTACGCCATTCAAGCGGGGCGGGAAATCCGCCTCATCGTGGAGAGCGAAAAAGTCAACGACGAGGAGGCAATTCTCCTCAGCCGGGAGGTAGCCAAGAAGATCGAGCAGGACCTCACCTACCCTGGCCAGATCAAAGTCACCGTCATCCGGGAGACCCGGTCGGTAGAATACGCCCGCTAA